AACCAAGCCCCGGTTGAGTGACATCTTCTAAAGCCCCGCCAGCTCGTACCCAACGTAAGTTTTGTACCGATTTGAAAGCCGAATAGCCGCCACTGACCACGCCAATAATGTCAAAAGGAATGGTGGCGATATCCAGTTTACGTGAGATGTCTCCATCATCAATGATGCCCGACGCAAGCTGGAGCGCACCACTGGTCATGCCTGCGATGCCGCCGATGATACCAGCAGCAAGAACCAAGCTTGAGCCTCCGGTTGGCGCCGCAAGTGCAATCCCGACAATTCCCGCAATAATACCGAGCGCACCAAACAAGATCTTACTGATGTTCAAGTGGCCACTAGGGTCAATAAAGTTGATTGGGTCGTGGTGACAGTAAACGTAAGCGTTGTGCACGCCTTCGCTAAATGGCGCCAGACTGTCTGTGGCGTTAAAGCGCATCAACTTCGGCTGGTAGACACGATAACCTTGACCTAGGTGATAACCCTCAAGTACCGGATCCAACCATTCGCCGTTAAAGCCTAAGTGTGAAGGGGAGACCGTCATCGATTGTGCCATTGCAAGGCGCACAGAAGTTGGCAGTAATGAAATGCCGCCAGCCACTGCACTGGTTTGGCCGATTTTAATCAGAAACTCACGTCGATTAAGCGGAGTAATGAATACAGAATCTTTATTGCTCATTGGTATTTCCCACCTGTTCGCGTTGTCCATATGGAGAGTAGCGGTACATCGAGCCAGTTTGACCAGCTTTGTTGGAAGCGATGACAGAACCGTTTTGATCGGTTGCTAGCATAGAGACAACAGAACCTTGCTCTGACCATTTCGGCACGCCATCATCGTAGATGTAGTGAGTGACGCTGCCATTTTCTTCGATAGACGCGATGTCACTCCACAAGTACTCAAATTGACGACTTTCGGAGCCAGAATGTTGTCTGATTAGGCGATCATTGCTGTCGTATGAGTATTGCCATTCTGTATTGCCGGACAGCACGCTAGTGAGTTTGTCGAAGTGGTCGTAACGAAGCTCTCGACCTTCGGCATCCTGAATCATGTTTCCGTTCTGGTCATATTTCAGTACGGTTTGACTAGGAAGCTGAGGGTGCGTGTGAGTGATGCGTGTTAACTGAGTTGGATCATCCGCTTCGTAGTAGTAATTCGCGAAGTCTTGAGACTCGTTGGTTACGCAGTGTTGAGTCAACATATTGCCTAAGTCATCGTGGCTCCATTCAAGGAATACGATAGGTTTCCCCCATTCGCTGAGTGGGCCGTTGCCTAAGAAATCGACACGCCTTAATTGCGAGAGTGAATCATAGGTGTACGTCTCCGTTACCTTGCCCAACTCCGCGCATTCTTTTTCGCGAGAGCGAAGCAAACCAAGTTCGTTGTAGGCTTGAGACTGCTCAAAGATATAAACGTCGTTGAGTGCCACCGCGCGGTTTACTTCGCGGCTGTATTCATCCCATTCAATTTCGGTGGTTTGTGTGTGATTCCCGGATGTCAAACGCTCTAATGTGATGCGATCAAACTGATCGTATTCGTATTCGACAGTGGCGTTGTCCGTACTTAATTTGACCAGTCGGCCAAGCTCATCGTAACCAAACTGACGGCTATCACGCGCACCTTGAATTGATGCAATCACGCCGCCTTTTGAGTAAGTGTACTGGCGGATATTTCCGTCATGCAGCTCAAACTCAGGTAGGCCGGTCGAGGAATACGTGATCGTGCTACGACTGCCGTTGTTATCTTGGCTGCCAGTTGGTAAGCCAGAAACGGGATCGTATTGGTATGTCGTTAACTGATCGCCGGATTCTTTCTCGTTGAGAACACCCAATTGATCATCACGAGTAAAGCGTCTTGTTGGCGCAGACAAGCTGGTTTCAGTTGCTGGAATATTACTGCTGTCTACGTACGTCCACGCTAAAGAAGCTTGATTGCTAGCCCCTCGACGAAGCTCAAGAGGTCGTCCCAACCCGTCGACGTCGCGCTGACCAACGATCTGCGAACCGATCTCTAGTTTCGTGACTTGCGTTTGATCAGTATGTGCTGCGTAGGTGATTTGCTGAGCCACATTGTTAGCTTGAGTAATATGAATCGCGCGATCAAATTTGTCGTATTTATAGCTTTTCGATTGACTCGCAGGATCGGTTTCTTTTTTTAGGCGGCCCCAAGCGTCGTATTCATAATGCCAAACACGATCACCCTGTTGCTTCCTGTCTTCTAATCCCCAGTTGTTTAAATGGCTAACTGTTAACGCTAATCCCTCAATACCGTGTGTTTTTTGGCGGCTTGCGAGGTTGTTAAACGCAATGTGACGATTGCCATTCGGCAGCGTAGTGGCTTTAACCTGACCCCAATCGTCGTATTCATAACTTTCGGTTTGGGTGACAGAAATTGAGCGTGCATTTTTATCGGGAAGATCATCAAATGAGCTCTTGCTTTCTAAGCGGCCGAGCGCGTCGTACTCTTTTTTCCAAATGGTTGTGTTGCCTAGTTTCGCTTCTAACTCTCGGCCTTGGCCATCCCAACTCTGTTCGCATAGGTTGCCTTTACAGTCCGTCAACACCAAGGTTTGTCTAGCTTGGGTTGTGTCGACAAGGTATTGGTATGAGCGTGCCGCACTGCCATCAATACGTTCGGTTTTAGTACGACGTAGCGAGTCATATTCAAAGCTACAGCGAACACCATCTGCGTCCACGTGATGAGCGATTTCGCCGATATCAAAATAATGGCCGACAACGACGTTAGTTTTGGTGTTGTCGTGGCACACCAGTTCTTCATGTTCCTCGACCGTCTCATTGCTTAAGGTGTACTGATAGTTTGATGTCTTTGAAAAGGTACCTTCTGCATGCATGAGATCGTTCTTAATTGAAGCTAAACGGCCTAAAGAAAACGCCTCGCTTTTATCCTCGTGGTAGCTGTAATAGCTTTGGTAGCGGTCATGAGCATTTTCCAAGCGTAGCACGACATCCTTTTGGTTGTTGAAACCAGTGGTTTCACCGTACTCATAGGAGATCTTACGTTCTTCAGAGCCATTAGTTAGGGTGCGAGACTTCACAAAGTTCACCATGCCAGAAGGTGAAGCAGGACAGCCAGATTCACCTTTTGACGAGTAATATTCATAGTACTCTGTGATGTTGTTTTCATCTTTAAAAGACAACATGTTACCGTATTGATCGTATTCCCAATGACGAGTTTGCAGATGACTATCTTCACCCGATGACCAAGTCTGATCTTCTTTGTTGATTAAGGCATACTGAGCAGGCTGGTTGGCAAAACTCTCATTGTTACGCGCTGGATAGCCAAGCGTATTGAGGTGAACAAGTTTATTGTTTACCAAACGTGCTTCTTCAACCAGCAAGTGGAATTGGTTGTAGGTTTGAATGGTCTTAATCGTACCGCCTTCCACTTTTTGTACTCGGTATGTGTATTCGAACCCACGTTCAAGAAGGTTATCGATGCCTTCACCTAAACTACCGCCCGGAACGTTGTAACCCATAAAGTTGCGGCTATCGGAATTTACGCTGTCATATTCCGTCGTAATGATGGGAGAGTTTCGAGTCAGTACATGATGAGAAGTCACCGCTGGGAGATAAGTGTTGGTGTTGACTCTTATCCCATTTGCTTCATAAGCAAGTTGCTCAAGCATCCCACAAGGGTGGGTGACACTCTGAATCAGGTTATAAGCCCCAATCGTTTTGTAGCCAAAGTCATAGCTACCTGCATCTTCAGATAGGTTACATTGGACAAGGTTATTATTGTTTAAGATAAGGCTGAAATACGCTTCGTGTGCACTGCCAATGTTGGTGAAAATATTCACTCTGCCCGGATTCGCGTGGACGATAAGCAAGAGTGGTTGGCTCTCGGATGTGCGGTCATCCCAGACTTTGTTCAGACG
The Vibrio navarrensis DNA segment above includes these coding regions:
- a CDS encoding RHS repeat-associated core domain-containing protein yields the protein MSNKDSVFITPLNRREFLIKIGQTSAVAGGISLLPTSVRLAMAQSMTVSPSHLGFNGEWLDPVLEGYHLGQGYRVYQPKLMRFNATDSLAPFSEGVHNAYVYCHHDPINFIDPSGHLNISKILFGALGIIAGIVGIALAAPTGGSSLVLAAGIIGGIAGMTSGALQLASGIIDDGDISRKLDIATIPFDIIGVVSGGYSAFKSVQNLRWVRAGGALEDVTQPGLGSRLWNKIRPSGEHNLEWARKTNPAMRIGSSEGQVIVTKMVQGGKTMTYTPPPIHGGFTKILLGQVKVGARGYTIYQGIMTAGSIGSLGWSVVKTIPGRLDSGKSSAESMVTEGRSANPEARKTQLYSLEETRQRVKYGNDVQRMIRQLPLS
- a CDS encoding RHS repeat domain-containing protein, giving the protein MSNWTSNAFNFDSFCSGGVDQRTRSYSYQILLGSLVGNWLKGPNLEIALQFSPYSTDNLGFGKGWKLNIPRYDLKNKQLHLANGQFYRAELGANYKLALRYKKLLDFSVKGDASGYAIAYRNGRKDILDDHGNLIKIIQSDGHALHFSWLNIGSEKRLNKVWDDRTSESQPLLLIVHANPGRVNIFTNIGSAHEAYFSLILNNNNLVQCNLSEDAGSYDFGYKTIGAYNLIQSVTHPCGMLEQLAYEANGIRVNTNTYLPAVTSHHVLTRNSPIITTEYDSVNSDSRNFMGYNVPGGSLGEGIDNLLERGFEYTYRVQKVEGGTIKTIQTYNQFHLLVEEARLVNNKLVHLNTLGYPARNNESFANQPAQYALINKEDQTWSSGEDSHLQTRHWEYDQYGNMLSFKDENNITEYYEYYSSKGESGCPASPSGMVNFVKSRTLTNGSEERKISYEYGETTGFNNQKDVVLRLENAHDRYQSYYSYHEDKSEAFSLGRLASIKNDLMHAEGTFSKTSNYQYTLSNETVEEHEELVCHDNTKTNVVVGHYFDIGEIAHHVDADGVRCSFEYDSLRRTKTERIDGSAARSYQYLVDTTQARQTLVLTDCKGNLCEQSWDGQGRELEAKLGNTTIWKKEYDALGRLESKSSFDDLPDKNARSISVTQTESYEYDDWGQVKATTLPNGNRHIAFNNLASRQKTHGIEGLALTVSHLNNWGLEDRKQQGDRVWHYEYDAWGRLKKETDPASQSKSYKYDKFDRAIHITQANNVAQQITYAAHTDQTQVTKLEIGSQIVGQRDVDGLGRPLELRRGASNQASLAWTYVDSSNIPATETSLSAPTRRFTRDDQLGVLNEKESGDQLTTYQYDPVSGLPTGSQDNNGSRSTITYSSTGLPEFELHDGNIRQYTYSKGGVIASIQGARDSRQFGYDELGRLVKLSTDNATVEYEYDQFDRITLERLTSGNHTQTTEIEWDEYSREVNRAVALNDVYIFEQSQAYNELGLLRSREKECAELGKVTETYTYDSLSQLRRVDFLGNGPLSEWGKPIVFLEWSHDDLGNMLTQHCVTNESQDFANYYYEADDPTQLTRITHTHPQLPSQTVLKYDQNGNMIQDAEGRELRYDHFDKLTSVLSGNTEWQYSYDSNDRLIRQHSGSESRQFEYLWSDIASIEENGSVTHYIYDDGVPKWSEQGSVVSMLATDQNGSVIASNKAGQTGSMYRYSPYGQREQVGNTNEQ